A window from Cryobacterium sp. SO1 encodes these proteins:
- a CDS encoding FAD-binding protein has product MKNWAGNVEYSTDDVRHPTTTAEVSAIVAAVDAAGGRVKALGSRHSFSTIADTAGTLVALDRLDAQPTLQFGDDGAPVSVRVGAGSTYAQVGAYLAEQGLALPNLASLPHISIAGAIQTGTHGSGVRNGSLASSVLALEIVRASGAVEVVGEHDADFAASVVGLGAVGIITAVTLRVQPHFQISQYVHQGLSWTAALANWAAIMSSGYSVSVFTTFQGENTHQVWSKRRLDVDGPELDLAALGATEATVALHPLPGVAADGVTGQLREPGPWNERLAHFRSEFQPSHGEEIQSEYLIPAEHGVAAITALRAIGDRIAPLLHISELRSVPADTAWLSPSYARDSLAIHFTWKPLLPAILAVLPLIEHTLEPFAPRPHWGKVATMSPAGLRRAYPRLDDFAAHVRRVDPDARFENAYLKRVLSHD; this is encoded by the coding sequence ATGAAGAACTGGGCCGGCAATGTCGAGTACTCAACCGACGACGTCAGGCATCCCACCACGACGGCGGAGGTCTCGGCCATCGTGGCCGCGGTCGACGCCGCCGGCGGCCGGGTGAAGGCCCTGGGCTCGAGGCACTCGTTCTCCACCATCGCCGACACCGCGGGCACCCTGGTGGCGCTGGACCGCCTGGATGCCCAGCCCACGCTGCAGTTCGGCGATGACGGCGCCCCGGTGAGCGTACGGGTCGGCGCCGGCAGCACCTACGCCCAGGTGGGCGCCTATCTGGCCGAGCAGGGGCTGGCTTTGCCCAACCTCGCCTCGCTGCCGCACATCTCGATCGCCGGCGCGATCCAGACCGGCACCCACGGTTCCGGCGTCCGCAACGGGTCGCTGGCGTCGTCGGTGCTGGCCCTGGAGATCGTACGGGCGTCCGGCGCCGTCGAGGTCGTCGGGGAGCACGACGCCGATTTCGCCGCCTCGGTGGTGGGCCTCGGCGCTGTGGGCATCATCACTGCCGTGACCCTGCGGGTGCAACCGCACTTCCAGATCTCCCAGTATGTGCACCAGGGGCTCTCCTGGACCGCCGCCCTGGCCAACTGGGCCGCCATCATGTCCAGTGGTTACAGCGTCAGCGTGTTCACCACCTTCCAGGGCGAGAACACCCACCAGGTGTGGTCGAAGCGTCGACTCGATGTGGACGGACCCGAGCTGGACCTCGCCGCCCTGGGCGCCACGGAGGCCACCGTGGCGCTGCATCCGCTGCCCGGTGTCGCGGCCGACGGCGTGACCGGCCAGCTGCGTGAGCCCGGTCCGTGGAACGAGCGACTGGCGCACTTCCGGAGCGAGTTCCAGCCCAGCCACGGTGAGGAGATCCAGTCCGAGTACCTGATCCCGGCCGAGCACGGCGTCGCCGCGATCACGGCGCTGCGCGCGATCGGCGATCGCATCGCACCCCTGCTGCACATCTCCGAGCTCCGCAGCGTGCCCGCTGACACAGCCTGGCTCAGCCCCAGCTACGCCCGTGACTCGCTCGCCATCCACTTCACCTGGAAGCCGCTGCTCCCTGCGATCCTCGCGGTGCTGCCCCTGATCGAGCACACGCTCGAGCCGTTCGCGCCGCGCCCGCACTGGGGCAAGGTCGCCACGATGTCCCCGGCCGGGCTGCGCCGGGCCTATCCCCGCCTCGACGATTTCGCGGCGCACGTGCGCCGGGTCGATCCCGATGCGCGCTTCGAGAACGCCTACCTGAAACGAGTACTGTCCCATGACTGA
- a CDS encoding A/G-specific adenine glycosylase, whose translation MNVTAHSAAPVDRAAADRAAAETAPAGPALSHSISLWFGENARDLPWRRDGFSAWGTLVSEFMLQQTPVNRVIPRLDEWLERWPAPKDLASVPPGEAVRAWASLGYPRRALWLHAAAVQITERHGGIVPEDVDDLLALTGIGDYTARAVAAFAYGHRHPVVDTNTRRVIARAVAGQAEPAPPSRGRDLEAMSALLPAESAAAAVFNAAIMELGAIVCTSRSPRCAACPIQDACSWRAAGYPAYDGPKKAVQKKFEGSDRQVRGLIMAELRATHHPVSDAEIEGLWPDAVQRSRALAGLLADGLAVTIEPGMYALSQG comes from the coding sequence ATGAACGTCACAGCCCACAGCGCGGCCCCCGTCGACCGTGCCGCAGCCGACCGTGCCGCAGCCGAGACTGCACCCGCCGGCCCCGCCCTCAGCCACAGCATCAGTCTCTGGTTCGGCGAGAACGCCCGCGACCTGCCCTGGCGCCGAGATGGGTTCAGCGCCTGGGGCACCCTGGTGAGCGAGTTCATGCTGCAGCAGACCCCGGTGAACCGGGTGATCCCCCGCCTAGATGAGTGGCTCGAGCGGTGGCCCGCTCCGAAGGACCTGGCCAGCGTGCCGCCCGGTGAAGCCGTTCGGGCCTGGGCGAGCCTCGGCTACCCCCGCCGGGCACTGTGGCTGCACGCCGCCGCGGTGCAGATCACCGAACGGCACGGCGGCATCGTGCCTGAGGACGTTGACGACCTGCTCGCCCTGACCGGCATCGGCGACTACACGGCCAGAGCCGTCGCGGCGTTCGCGTATGGCCACCGGCATCCGGTGGTCGACACGAACACCCGCCGGGTGATCGCCAGAGCCGTGGCCGGTCAGGCCGAACCCGCGCCGCCCAGCCGCGGCCGGGACCTCGAGGCGATGTCGGCGCTGCTGCCCGCCGAATCCGCAGCGGCGGCGGTGTTCAACGCGGCCATCATGGAGCTCGGCGCCATCGTCTGCACCAGCCGCAGCCCGCGCTGTGCGGCGTGCCCGATCCAGGATGCCTGCTCCTGGCGTGCGGCCGGCTACCCGGCATACGACGGGCCGAAGAAGGCCGTGCAGAAGAAGTTCGAGGGCAGCGACCGGCAGGTGCGCGGGCTGATCATGGCCGAGTTGCGGGCCACGCATCATCCGGTGAGCGACGCGGAGATTGAGGGCCTCTGGCCGGATGCCGTGCAGCGCAGCCGCGCCCTGGCCGGCCTCCTCGCGGACGGCCTCGCCGTCACGATCGAACCCGGGATGTACGCTCTCTCCCAGGGGTGA
- a CDS encoding ketopantoate reductase family protein, whose translation MRIAVIGAGALGGTFATLLSTAGHDVTVTARGAGLAAIRERGIRLEGGFGTAAARPTALERLVETPDLALVCTKAQDAEAAIRDNAAVLDGAAVIVIQNGLDGIDTARRLLPGSDCFGALSIIAANYTEPGLVTVTTAAPTYLGRGTGPADAATRHWQEVLAGAVPCRTIDNFVGAQWTKLVVNMLNALPAITGLSVQSVIAHRGLRRVMTLSMREAVRVGMRRGIRFGAMQALDDVRLRLFSLLPAWAGQVLPLRMRARMGTVPNLGSTLQSVTRGQRTEIDFLNGAVVREAAVAGIPAPVNSRLTILVHEVEQRGSFLGPAEVLAWFSRSR comes from the coding sequence ATGCGAATTGCTGTGATCGGTGCCGGCGCCCTGGGCGGAACCTTCGCCACCCTGCTCAGCACGGCGGGCCACGACGTCACCGTCACCGCCCGCGGTGCCGGCCTGGCCGCGATCCGCGAGCGGGGCATCCGGCTGGAGGGCGGGTTCGGCACGGCGGCAGCGCGCCCCACCGCTCTCGAACGGCTGGTCGAGACCCCCGACCTGGCCCTGGTGTGCACCAAGGCGCAGGATGCCGAGGCGGCGATCCGGGACAACGCCGCCGTGCTCGACGGCGCCGCGGTGATCGTGATCCAGAACGGCCTCGACGGCATCGACACCGCCCGGCGGCTGCTCCCGGGTTCCGACTGCTTCGGCGCGCTCTCGATCATCGCCGCCAACTACACCGAGCCGGGCCTGGTCACCGTCACGACGGCCGCGCCCACCTACCTCGGCCGGGGCACCGGGCCGGCCGATGCGGCCACCCGGCATTGGCAGGAGGTTCTCGCCGGGGCCGTGCCCTGCCGCACCATCGACAACTTCGTCGGCGCCCAGTGGACCAAGCTGGTCGTGAACATGCTGAACGCGCTGCCGGCGATCACCGGGCTGAGCGTGCAGAGCGTGATCGCCCACCGGGGGCTGCGCCGGGTGATGACCCTGAGCATGCGGGAGGCCGTGCGGGTGGGCATGCGTCGCGGCATCCGCTTCGGTGCCATGCAGGCGCTCGACGACGTGCGGCTGCGGCTCTTCTCGCTGCTGCCGGCCTGGGCCGGGCAGGTGCTGCCGCTGCGGATGCGCGCCCGCATGGGCACGGTGCCCAACCTGGGTTCGACCCTGCAGAGCGTCACCCGCGGCCAGCGCACCGAGATCGACTTCCTCAACGGCGCCGTGGTGCGCGAGGCCGCCGTGGCCGGCATTCCCGCGCCGGTGAACAGCCGGCTGACCATTCTGGTCCACGAGGTGGAGCAGCGTGGGTCGTTCCTCGGCCCGGCCGAGGTTCTGGCGTGGTTCAGCAGGAGTCGCTGA
- the truB gene encoding tRNA pseudouridine(55) synthase TruB: MNAPRRKPGSTTSGLVLIDKPQGWTSHDAVARTRRLANTRKVGHAGTLDPMATGLLILGINSSTRLLTYVVGLDKEYLATIRLGAATTTDDAEGEELTRAPAESVAAVSAAAITTGIRGLTGAISQRPSAVSAIKVDGKRAYARVRAGEDVELPARPVTVSEFELVSSSPLDGFLDLEVRVVCSSGTYIRALARDLGAELGVGGHLTSLRRTRIGPFGIQDADPLDQLDVARAMIGPADAASRLFERFDLDDKQAVDLGQGKRIDAPPGAVDGGPVAAVDPHGRLVGLVEYRAGQAKSIVNFPPDAPADPVTVADPSEPAAPEDAS; the protein is encoded by the coding sequence GTGAACGCCCCCCGCCGCAAGCCTGGCAGCACCACCAGCGGCCTCGTGCTGATCGACAAGCCGCAGGGCTGGACCAGCCATGACGCCGTCGCCCGCACCCGCCGCCTGGCCAACACCCGCAAGGTCGGCCACGCCGGCACTCTCGACCCGATGGCGACCGGGCTGCTGATCCTCGGCATCAACAGCTCAACCCGGCTGCTCACCTACGTGGTCGGCCTCGACAAGGAGTACCTGGCCACGATCCGGCTGGGCGCGGCGACAACCACCGACGATGCCGAAGGGGAGGAGCTCACCCGCGCGCCCGCCGAGTCCGTCGCCGCGGTGTCCGCCGCGGCCATCACCACGGGCATCCGAGGGCTCACCGGGGCGATCAGCCAACGCCCCAGCGCCGTGAGCGCGATCAAGGTTGACGGCAAACGCGCCTACGCCAGGGTGCGGGCCGGCGAAGACGTCGAACTGCCCGCCCGCCCGGTCACCGTCAGCGAGTTCGAGCTGGTCAGCAGCAGCCCGCTCGACGGTTTCCTCGACCTCGAGGTGCGCGTGGTCTGCTCCTCCGGCACCTACATCAGGGCGCTCGCCCGAGACCTCGGCGCCGAACTCGGTGTCGGCGGGCACCTCACCAGCCTCCGTCGCACCCGCATCGGCCCGTTCGGCATCCAGGACGCCGACCCGCTCGACCAGCTCGATGTGGCCCGCGCCATGATCGGGCCGGCGGATGCGGCCAGCCGGCTGTTCGAGAGGTTCGACCTCGACGACAAGCAGGCCGTCGATCTCGGCCAGGGCAAGCGCATCGACGCGCCGCCCGGCGCCGTGGACGGCGGCCCGGTCGCCGCCGTCGACCCGCACGGCCGGCTCGTCGGACTCGTCGAATACCGCGCCGGGCAGGCCAAGTCGATCGTGAACTTCCCGCCGGACGCCCCGGCTGATCCGGTCACCGTCGCCGACCCTTCCGAACCCGCCGCGCCGGAGGATGCATCGTGA
- a CDS encoding bifunctional riboflavin kinase/FAD synthetase, with the protein MKVLNGLDAVPADWPASAVSIGKFDGVHAGHRAVIGELKAHATREGLAAVVVTFDRHPLALLNPATCPAELVSVQQKLDLLGETGIDATLVLAFDTALSSLPPEDFVRDILVDTLHARHVMVGRDFRFGARGAGDADLLIELGHHYGFDVRLIDDVSPHGERRVSSTWIRELLSAGDVRAATRLLGHTPTVRGVVVHGAARGRELGFPTANLSPEAEGLIPADGVYAGWLTDNGACYPAAISIGNNPTFDGVPQKQVEAYVLDQDIDLYDHVVEVTFVEHIRGMVAFTGIEPLILQMKDDVVKTRAILHLPLE; encoded by the coding sequence ATGAAGGTGCTCAACGGCCTCGACGCCGTTCCGGCCGACTGGCCGGCGTCGGCGGTCAGCATCGGCAAGTTCGACGGGGTGCACGCGGGCCACCGCGCCGTGATCGGTGAGCTCAAGGCCCACGCCACCCGGGAGGGCCTGGCGGCCGTTGTCGTCACCTTCGACCGGCATCCGCTCGCCCTGTTGAACCCGGCCACGTGCCCCGCCGAACTGGTCAGCGTGCAGCAGAAGCTCGACCTGCTCGGTGAGACCGGCATCGACGCCACCCTGGTGCTCGCCTTCGACACCGCACTTTCGTCGCTGCCGCCGGAGGATTTCGTGCGGGACATCCTGGTGGACACCCTGCACGCCCGCCACGTAATGGTGGGGCGGGACTTCAGGTTCGGCGCCCGCGGCGCCGGCGACGCGGACCTGCTCATCGAGCTCGGCCACCACTACGGCTTCGATGTGCGCCTCATCGACGACGTCTCGCCGCACGGGGAGCGCCGGGTCTCGTCCACCTGGATCCGCGAGCTGCTCTCCGCCGGTGACGTGCGGGCCGCGACCCGCCTGCTCGGGCACACCCCCACAGTGCGCGGAGTGGTGGTGCACGGCGCGGCCAGGGGTCGCGAACTCGGCTTTCCCACCGCGAACCTCTCGCCAGAGGCGGAGGGGCTGATCCCCGCGGATGGCGTCTACGCCGGCTGGCTCACCGACAACGGGGCGTGCTACCCGGCCGCCATCTCGATCGGCAACAACCCCACCTTCGACGGCGTGCCGCAGAAGCAGGTTGAGGCGTACGTTCTCGATCAGGACATCGACCTGTACGACCACGTTGTCGAGGTCACCTTCGTCGAGCACATCCGCGGCATGGTCGCCTTCACCGGCATCGAGCCGTTGATCCTGCAGATGAAGGACGACGTGGTGAAGACCCGCGCGATCCTGCATCTTCCGCTGGAGTAG
- a CDS encoding maleylpyruvate isomerase family mycothiol-dependent enzyme — protein MAEFARLLPLSLRSVGNESGVNARWSGHLAATLTAIADLLAGLAPEQWELESLCAGWRVRDVAGHLVWRLGSTKRELLGSATRAYVGHHLRPARAIEAVSRAAAAAEPDQLVARLREIAAARAATGRGGITDLTEAVVHGLDLAHPLGLTLPIHPMAGGAVALRRSLIAPTEIKAVLRTRRLVATDAEWSVGHGTPLRSTAPELILFLFRRGPLPANTPEQKPPVQPSA, from the coding sequence ATGGCAGAATTCGCACGACTCCTCCCCCTCAGCCTGCGGAGCGTCGGCAATGAATCCGGAGTCAACGCGCGTTGGTCCGGGCATCTGGCCGCCACCCTGACAGCCATCGCCGACCTGCTCGCCGGGCTCGCTCCCGAGCAGTGGGAGCTGGAGAGTCTGTGCGCAGGGTGGCGGGTGCGCGACGTCGCCGGACACCTGGTCTGGCGGCTTGGCAGCACCAAACGGGAGCTCCTAGGCAGCGCCACCCGCGCCTACGTGGGGCACCATCTGCGCCCGGCGCGCGCCATCGAGGCCGTCAGCCGGGCCGCTGCAGCGGCCGAGCCGGACCAGTTGGTGGCCCGGCTGCGCGAAATCGCCGCAGCCAGGGCCGCCACGGGCAGGGGCGGCATCACCGACCTGACCGAGGCCGTGGTGCACGGCCTGGACCTGGCGCATCCGCTGGGCCTGACCCTGCCCATTCACCCCATGGCCGGCGGCGCGGTGGCGCTGCGCCGCAGCCTGATCGCGCCCACCGAGATCAAGGCCGTGCTGCGCACCCGCCGGCTGGTGGCGACGGATGCCGAGTGGAGCGTCGGCCATGGCACCCCGCTCCGCAGCACCGCGCCGGAACTGATCCTGTTCCTGTTTCGCCGCGGGCCGTTGCCCGCGAACACGCCCGAGCAGAAACCGCCGGTACAGCCGAGCGCCTGA
- a CDS encoding CynX/NimT family MFS transporter, which produces MSATSPRSLWAGRTLALLGIVLVAANLRTAVAALSPIVSQISTDVPLSATAIGVLGMLPPVCFAVFGIFTPVYTRRLGLENVLVLALTAMLIGHLTRGLAGSLPVLVIGSVVTFAGLGVGNVLLPPLVKKYFPDRIGLVTSLYVTMLSLSTLFPPLIAVPVADAAGWRVSLGLWLLPVLVALVPWVTMFVRHRVQVTPGTVVEEAEPALVGRIWHSSIAWALAVVFAASSLNAYAMFAWLPQLLIDTAGVTPAQAGTLLSVYAAMGIPCALLIPWLTARMKNVAGLVYLGVAVFLIGDLGLLLAPGTLTWLWVVMAGLGPLLFPLVLVLINLRTRTHAGSVALSGFVQSVGYTLGAIGPLSVALLHEVTGGWTAPLLFLIGTALAVTVAGAVIARPHLLEDDLERRHRR; this is translated from the coding sequence GTGTCAGCCACCTCGCCCCGCTCCCTGTGGGCCGGTCGAACCCTGGCGCTGCTGGGCATCGTCCTCGTCGCCGCCAACCTGCGCACCGCCGTCGCGGCACTCTCGCCCATCGTCAGTCAGATCTCCACCGATGTTCCGCTGAGCGCGACGGCAATCGGCGTCCTCGGTATGCTGCCGCCGGTCTGCTTCGCCGTTTTCGGCATCTTCACCCCGGTCTACACTCGCCGGCTCGGCCTGGAGAACGTCCTCGTGCTCGCCCTCACCGCAATGCTGATCGGGCACCTCACGCGCGGGCTGGCCGGCTCGCTCCCGGTCCTGGTGATCGGGAGCGTGGTCACCTTCGCCGGCCTCGGCGTGGGCAACGTGCTGCTTCCGCCGCTGGTGAAGAAGTACTTCCCCGACCGGATCGGACTGGTCACGTCGCTCTACGTGACGATGCTGTCGCTGAGCACCCTGTTCCCCCCACTGATCGCGGTACCGGTGGCGGATGCCGCCGGCTGGCGGGTGTCCCTCGGCCTGTGGCTGCTGCCGGTGTTGGTCGCCCTCGTGCCCTGGGTCACCATGTTCGTGCGGCACCGGGTGCAGGTGACTCCCGGCACCGTCGTCGAGGAGGCCGAACCGGCGCTGGTGGGCCGGATCTGGCATTCGTCGATCGCCTGGGCCCTGGCCGTGGTGTTCGCGGCATCGTCGCTCAACGCCTACGCGATGTTCGCCTGGCTGCCGCAGCTGCTCATCGACACGGCCGGCGTCACCCCCGCCCAGGCCGGCACCCTGCTCTCGGTCTACGCGGCGATGGGGATTCCCTGTGCCCTGCTGATTCCCTGGCTGACCGCCCGGATGAAAAACGTGGCCGGGCTCGTGTACCTCGGCGTCGCGGTCTTCCTGATCGGCGACCTGGGACTGCTCCTGGCCCCCGGCACGCTGACCTGGCTCTGGGTGGTCATGGCCGGCCTCGGACCGTTACTGTTCCCCCTCGTCCTGGTGCTGATCAACCTGCGTACCCGAACCCACGCCGGGTCGGTGGCCCTGAGCGGGTTCGTGCAAAGCGTCGGCTATACGCTCGGCGCGATCGGGCCGCTCAGCGTGGCCCTGTTGCACGAGGTCACCGGGGGCTGGACGGCGCCGCTGCTGTTCCTCATCGGCACGGCGCTGGCGGTCACCGTGGCCGGCGCCGTCATCGCCCGCCCGCACCTGCTCGAGGACGATCTGGAGCGTCGGCACCGCCGGTAG
- a CDS encoding sugar-binding transcriptional regulator, producing the protein MTDIDELLSIRAAELYYEEDKTQDEIGTILRLTRWKVGRLLAQAKANGFIRIEIVHPRARRLGIERQLREATGLSDAIVVSTAGVVDELDLHKRTAQAAADYLTALRPVPRTLGISWGRTLYDISVQLKPGWASGVNVVQINGGVSLNARPGTAAATAVSIAQKGAGQFTLLPSPAILERVETKQAIASDRSVAAVLEMGSAASAYLFSAGQADEGSAHVDSGYLTPDQVAELVRKGAVGDVVGRFIDSAGQIVDPALDERTFGIQLEQLRRAKTAIAVIGGPRKHAIARSVVLSGLCTVLITDEDTALALLKSA; encoded by the coding sequence ATGACCGACATCGACGAACTGCTCTCCATTCGGGCGGCCGAGCTGTATTACGAAGAAGACAAGACCCAGGACGAGATCGGCACGATCCTCCGGCTCACCCGGTGGAAGGTCGGCAGGCTGCTGGCCCAAGCCAAGGCCAACGGGTTCATTCGTATCGAAATCGTGCATCCCCGCGCCCGTCGTCTCGGTATCGAACGTCAGCTGCGCGAAGCCACGGGCCTCTCCGACGCCATCGTGGTCTCCACGGCCGGAGTCGTCGACGAACTCGACCTGCACAAGCGCACCGCGCAGGCGGCCGCGGACTACCTCACCGCCCTGCGGCCGGTGCCGCGCACTCTCGGTATCAGCTGGGGCCGCACCCTGTACGACATTTCAGTGCAACTCAAGCCCGGCTGGGCCAGCGGCGTCAACGTGGTGCAGATCAACGGCGGAGTGAGCCTGAACGCCCGCCCGGGAACCGCCGCAGCCACGGCCGTGAGCATCGCCCAGAAGGGCGCAGGTCAGTTCACCCTGCTGCCAAGTCCCGCCATCTTGGAGCGGGTGGAGACCAAGCAAGCCATCGCCTCTGACCGCTCGGTCGCGGCCGTGCTCGAGATGGGCTCAGCGGCCTCGGCCTACCTGTTCAGCGCGGGCCAGGCCGACGAGGGCTCTGCCCATGTCGACAGCGGGTACCTCACGCCGGACCAAGTGGCCGAGCTGGTGCGCAAGGGGGCCGTCGGCGACGTGGTCGGCAGGTTCATCGACAGCGCAGGCCAGATCGTCGACCCTGCACTGGACGAACGCACCTTCGGCATCCAGCTGGAGCAGTTGCGCCGGGCGAAGACCGCCATCGCCGTGATCGGCGGCCCGCGCAAGCACGCTATCGCACGCTCCGTCGTGCTCAGCGGCCTCTGCACGGTTCTGATCACCGACGAGGACACCGCCCTCGCCCTGCTCAAATCGGCCTGA
- a CDS encoding zinc-dependent metalloprotease — MADDSRPDEGQNPEEEFRDMLRDILSGKSSIDPGQLAGAAGLPNDPASVAALMSQLQGALKGGGDGGINWDIALQQGQERAAAGSLGTTDSQRAELEQAFHIAALWLDDVINVAELTVEPRLMTRKEWVSATMPLWSQLSEPVATSISDSLTNVLTEQAPEELKGMLAGASQMMRSLGGTLFAMQLGQVVGQLASEVVSGGDIGIPLFGDQQAALLPQNVAEFGEGLDVPADQVQIYLAVRELAHARLFRHSRWLRLHMISSITDFAHGITIDTERLESLAEGFDPSNPEELRDAMVNGSLIPPKSDAQLAALGRLETMLALVEGWVDVVTLEATSRLPRADAINETVKRRRASGGPAESAFATLVGLELRPRRLREAAAMWQAVTDAVGNEARDALWAHPDILPTSADLDDPQSLVARLTSTAKGEPPVLDDVDQALADLLRDDNPDRPHEA, encoded by the coding sequence GTGGCCGATGACTCCCGACCCGACGAGGGTCAGAATCCAGAAGAAGAATTCCGGGACATGCTCCGGGACATCCTGTCCGGCAAGTCGTCGATCGACCCCGGCCAGCTGGCCGGCGCGGCCGGGCTTCCCAACGACCCGGCGAGCGTCGCGGCCCTGATGAGCCAGTTGCAGGGCGCCCTGAAGGGCGGCGGCGACGGCGGCATCAACTGGGACATCGCCCTTCAGCAGGGCCAGGAGCGCGCTGCCGCCGGATCGCTCGGCACAACCGATTCCCAGCGGGCCGAGCTCGAGCAGGCCTTCCACATCGCGGCGCTCTGGTTGGACGATGTGATCAACGTTGCCGAGCTCACCGTCGAACCGCGCCTGATGACCCGCAAGGAGTGGGTGAGCGCCACCATGCCGCTGTGGAGCCAGCTCTCCGAACCTGTGGCCACCAGCATCTCGGATTCCCTCACCAACGTGCTCACCGAGCAGGCTCCCGAGGAGCTCAAGGGCATGCTCGCCGGCGCCAGCCAGATGATGCGCAGCCTCGGCGGCACCCTGTTCGCCATGCAGCTGGGCCAGGTTGTCGGCCAGCTTGCCAGCGAGGTCGTTTCCGGCGGCGACATCGGCATCCCCCTCTTCGGCGACCAGCAGGCCGCCCTGCTCCCCCAGAACGTCGCCGAATTCGGCGAGGGCCTGGATGTGCCGGCCGACCAGGTGCAGATCTACCTCGCCGTGCGCGAGCTCGCCCACGCCCGGCTGTTCAGGCACTCCCGCTGGTTGCGTCTGCACATGATCAGCTCGATCACCGATTTCGCGCACGGCATCACCATCGACACCGAACGCCTGGAGTCCCTCGCCGAGGGCTTCGACCCGTCGAACCCCGAGGAGCTGCGCGACGCCATGGTGAACGGCTCGCTGATCCCGCCCAAGTCCGACGCCCAGCTGGCCGCGCTCGGTCGGCTCGAGACCATGCTCGCCCTGGTCGAGGGTTGGGTCGACGTGGTCACCCTCGAGGCCACCAGCCGGTTGCCGCGCGCGGATGCGATCAACGAGACCGTCAAGCGTCGCCGGGCATCCGGTGGCCCCGCCGAGTCGGCCTTCGCCACCCTCGTGGGCCTGGAGCTGCGCCCCCGCCGGCTGCGTGAGGCCGCCGCGATGTGGCAGGCGGTCACCGACGCCGTGGGCAACGAGGCCAGGGACGCCCTGTGGGCGCACCCCGACATCCTGCCGACGTCCGCGGACCTCGACGACCCGCAGTCGCTGGTCGCGCGCCTCACCTCCACAGCCAAGGGTGAGCCACCGGTGCTGGACGACGTCGACCAGGCCCTGGCCGACCTCCTCCGCGACGACAACCCCGACCGTCCCCACGAGGCCTGA
- a CDS encoding PDZ domain-containing protein has protein sequence MALFTADPHSGADRPRRGSRAGWVVLGIALVTGLTLAVVPSPYVVERPGPVYNTLGSAEQEGEKTDLITIPDETVYPTEGSLDLLTVSVLGNPDNRLNWLTVAAAWLDPSQAVVPLESVFPADVTTEERDEQNQVAMVNSQQDAIAAALTSLGYDYPTELSVVSLADGAPAEGLIQAGDLIESVNGDTVANITALRTALTASGAGTPVSIGLTRDGTEQSVEVTPVDIDGNVVLGINVKSDYKFPFDVNIQLDKVGGPSAGMMFALGIIDKLTPGSIQGGADVAGTGTIDQSGTVGPIGGIRQKLFGAKEAGAEWFLAPTANCDEVTGHVPDGLTVLAVSTLDESLAALDAIRTGADIGDLPTCPAG, from the coding sequence GTGGCCCTCTTCACCGCTGACCCGCATTCAGGCGCCGACCGACCCCGCCGGGGGTCCCGCGCCGGGTGGGTGGTTCTGGGAATCGCCCTGGTCACCGGGCTCACCCTGGCCGTCGTACCGTCACCCTACGTCGTCGAAAGGCCGGGGCCGGTCTACAACACCCTGGGCTCGGCCGAACAGGAAGGCGAGAAGACCGACCTCATCACGATCCCCGACGAGACGGTGTACCCGACCGAAGGCAGCCTCGACCTCCTCACCGTCTCCGTGCTCGGCAACCCGGACAACCGGCTGAACTGGTTGACGGTCGCGGCAGCCTGGCTGGACCCGAGCCAGGCCGTGGTGCCGCTTGAGTCGGTCTTCCCGGCCGACGTCACCACCGAGGAACGCGACGAGCAGAACCAGGTCGCCATGGTCAACTCCCAGCAGGACGCCATCGCCGCAGCCCTGACCAGCCTCGGCTACGACTACCCGACCGAACTGAGCGTCGTGTCCCTGGCCGACGGAGCCCCGGCCGAGGGTCTGATCCAGGCCGGTGACCTCATCGAGTCCGTCAACGGCGACACCGTGGCAAACATTACGGCGTTGCGGACCGCGCTGACGGCCAGCGGCGCAGGCACGCCTGTCTCCATCGGGCTGACCCGCGACGGCACCGAACAGAGCGTCGAGGTCACACCAGTGGACATCGACGGCAACGTGGTTCTCGGGATCAACGTCAAGTCGGACTACAAGTTCCCGTTCGATGTCAACATCCAGCTCGACAAGGTCGGCGGACCGAGCGCGGGCATGATGTTCGCGTTGGGCATCATCGACAAGCTCACCCCCGGGTCCATCCAGGGCGGGGCGGATGTCGCCGGCACCGGAACCATCGACCAGTCCGGCACCGTGGGCCCCATCGGCGGAATCCGCCAGAAACTCTTCGGGGCCAAAGAAGCCGGTGCGGAGTGGTTCCTGGCGCCCACGGCCAACTGTGATGAGGTCACCGGGCACGTCCCCGACGGCCTGACCGTACTGGCGGTGAGCACCCTGGACGAGTCCCTGGCCGCACTGGATGCCATCCGCACCGGAGCCGACATCGGTGACCTGCCGACCTGCCCAGCCGGGTGA